The nucleotide sequence GCCGCTGGACACAACCAAAGTCTGGTGGTCCGTCATGGCTTCCAAGTACTGAACTATCAGCCGATATTGCATCCAGTTCTGGCATACCTGTCCGGTTTCACCGTAAGTTACCAGTTCATAAGGATATAAAGCTATATCGAAATCCAGGTTGTTGTCTATCATCACTTGCATGGCTCTTGCCTGCGTTATGCCCTTGTATTCGTCAATCGGTTTTCCTGTCAGGCGACCTTGGGGTCTCCAACGATAACCATAGATCCTACCCATACTCTTCAACTCAGACAAAAACTCCGGAGCTACTCTGGTATGCAACTCAGACGGGATGTAGCGTAAAGCGTTTTTCAGCGCTTGTTTGATCTCCTTCCTGGACAGATTCAAACCCCTGTCGGGCGCTCTGCGGATACCCGGTTCAAAAACGGGATCAGGCGGTAATACGTTTGCTAGTTTTGCAACAAAAGGTTTGTCAGACATTGTGTTCCTCTTTATGGTTCTTCTTATTTATCATTATATTCAAAATGGTTGAATCAGCATTCTGCATCCCGCTATTTGCAAATTCCGCCAAGTTGTCTATGGTCTCATCGATATCGTCTGTTATTATGCCATCGTTTGCGGAGATGCATTTACCCATAAGAGCAAGCAACGCCGCTTGAACTGCTGCAGAGGTATTGGTCGCCACCTTCAGGGAACAGCCCTCTTTAGCCCCGTCGCATACCATACCGGCTGTGTTTCCGATCATATTCTTGATGGCATACTCCACATTTGTGTAGTTTCCCCCCAACAACATAACGATACCGCTAGCAGCACCCGCAGCGGCAGACAGGCAACCGCAAAGACATGATAAAAGGCCAATCTTGTACTTCATATGCACGCTAACCAAATGACCCATCGCTAAAGCGCGCACCAGATTTTCATGACTGCTGTTTAACTTCTCGGCTGCAGCTATGATGGGCAAAGTGATGGAAAGACCCTGGTTTCCGCTGCCGGTATTTGAGATCACTGGTAAATTGCATCCGCTCATCCGAGCATCCGTTGCTGCAGCAGTGAGAGCCATAGCCCAATGATGAATATCATCGCCCAAAAGCCCTTGTTCGATCTGCTGCATGATCATTTTTCCCACTGAGATACCCATGCTTTCGTCCATACCAAAATCTGCAATTCTGCGGTTGATCTTCTCTCCCAAATCCAATGTGAGCAGAGTGTTGTAATCGGACATAGCGCAAAACTGATAATAATCTATCAGCTTCAGCCCTGATGGCGGGATAATGGTCGATCCGCTTTCATAACCCATATCCTGATACTGAAGTACCTTGTCATCGAGCTCCAGCTTGTGTAAAAAGGAATGACGCCAGCGTATGATGGCTCTGGCCCTGTGCTCTTTATTCTGGATAATCACTTCAGCATATACTTTATCATCACCGGGATACAGCTGGATGGATATATTCTCTGCCAGCTTCTTTCCTGCTACTACCTGATCGGGACTAAGATCGCCCAATACTTGCAGTTTCTTGTCCGGTTCTGCTACGATCAAACCCAACGCAACAGCTATTTCCAAGCCGATTAACCCCGTATTGGGAATCCCAACACCCATGCCGTTTTTCAAGATGCTTTGGCTAACTATTAAAGTGATTTCATCGAATGTTCCAGGAAACACACTGGCTGCGTATGCACCCGCTAAAGCTACAGCTGCAGGTTCCGTACAACCAAGTGCCGGAACTACTTCCTGCCTCAACAATGCCAATATTTTCGTATCGTGCTGCATATCTACCTATTGATATTTATTCTTTATGTTATTGTTTGAGATAAGGTGAATCCTGTCAAGTTAATTCTCCCCGCATCATGTCTGGTAGAGAGCGAGTCACCATATTACTATGCTTACTTCACTACTGTTATTTTCCGTGCATACAGCTGTTATCAGGAATAGAGGAAATTATCATTACATCAACACCTTCAGCACGTGCCTTGCTCAACCGATAATCTATACTTGAAGCAGATATTATCGGGTGATCATCGAGTGACCACTACTTGATAACGGCTTTATATCAGGTTGAACTCTACATAGCACAGAGAGGATCAATCGCTCTTCTCCTCTGTGGATACTTCGCATCAATCTACCAAAATCTGCCTTAAAGTACAGGGGATCGTTATTGACAGTATGGAGCAGTAGATCATTCTTGTTAATAAATTCAACCCAGTAATGAAAAGAAGGTTTGGTATGCGTATCCTGATGATTTGTTTCAGTGGCACCGGAAATACACGTGCCATCGCTGAGATTCTAAGAAATGAATTTATCTCAAACGATGCTGAATATACGCTTATCCCTATGGAGCACATTACCCAAGGTCTGAGTAAACCTGATTATGATAATTGAGACTTTGTTGGCTTTCCCATTCATGCCATGGACGCTCCCAAGATAGTGTATGATTTTCTGAGAACACTACCCTCAATGCGTAAAAACTACTTCCTCTTCAAGACCGCTGGAAGCTCTTTTGCCAATACGGGATCCACTTATAAGATTCAGGATATAATAGCGAAGCTCGGTTACCGCCTCAAACATGAACAGCTTTATGTGATGCCCCCAATTGCTTTGGCACGGCAAGTCCTGCAAAAGTTTTCGGGCGCTATACGCAAAGTGCAGAAATGGTGAAGTTTTGTGCAGCAGAAATATGCTCCGGGACTAAAAGAAGACTGGCAGATATTCCTCTGCGAGGACTGTTTATGCATTTGCCAGATTCGAAAAGTACAGCGCTCATCAAGCTTCCCGGCGTTGGCGGGTACACAGCGATTGCACACAATGTGGACTTTGTGTACAGCAATGCCCTATCCAGAATATCACTTTAAAGGATGGGAAAATGGAGTTTGCAGATCGATGCCTGCTTTGCCTGCGCTGTTGGTGGATATGCCCAAGTAGGGCAATAACACATTCTATGCTGAAACCATTCTTCCTGAAGGAACCATATAAGCTGCCGGATGATGGCCAAATCCACGAAGATACGGCTCCATCGGCAAAAGGAGATAATATGAATAAGATGATTGCAGCTTGCGGGATAGACTGCGCTACATGCGAATCATATCAAGCTACTATCAACAACGACAACGCTCACCGTGAGAGAGTAGCAAAAGAGTGGTCTGAAAGATACCAGAATCAACTGAACATCCAGGATATCAATTGCAGTGGTTGTCGTAAAGAGGGCATCAAGTTTGCTTGGTGCCTCATATGCCCTATCCGCGATTGTGTGATTTCAAAAGGATACAATACCTGTGCAGAATGTTCCGAATTGCCCTGCGACTTCAACCGTTCACTGTTTGAGCAAGCTCCGGAGGTATGGAAGAACCTTCAGGAACTAAAGTAGTAGATTGGCTTCAGTCTAGGGCAGGAATTCCCCGTAAAGACCTTGGACATATGTATACCGCTATGCTATCCCTGCTCTCGTCTGATCTCGGCGCCAATGCCTTTTAACTTCTCTTCTATACGGTCGTAACCCCTATCGATGTGATAGATACGCGATACCGTAGTAGTACCTTCTGCAACCATGCCCGCCAATACCAATGCAGCGCTTGCTCGCAAGTCTGTAGCCATTACTTCTGCGCCACTAAGGTTATTTACTCCGTTTATTCTTGCAACGTTTCGCTGCATTTGAATATCCGCCTGTAAACGGTTCAGTTCTGCAACATGCATGAACCGATCGGGAAAAACTGTATCTTCAATATAGCTAACGCCTTTTGCCAAACACATCAGTACCGTGAATTGCGCCTGAAGGTCAGTAGGAAATCCGGGATGCGGAAGCGTAAGGATGTTGGTAGCTTTGATCTCTTTGGGGGGAATCACGGTGATATCCTTGTCTGCAATCTGCAATTCACAGCCTGTCTCTCGTAGTTTGTCCAGAAGCGCAGTCAAATGCTCCGGATTGCATCCACACACCGTGACGGGTTGCGTGGAAAGAGCTCCGGCGATCAGGAAAGTACCTGCTTCAATACGATCCGGGATCATCTCCATCTGTACGGGGAACAGTTCTTCCACTCCCTCAATTATCAGTGAAGTGCTTCCCTTACCATTAATCGAAGCGCCCATCTTGTTCAAAAAGTCTATCGTACTGTCCACTTCGGGTTCCATTGCCGCATTGAACATTCGGGTAGTGCCCTTGGCCAAAACTGACGCCATCAGAGCATTAATCGTGGCTCCTACTGAGGATTTTTCAAAATGGATATCGGCTCCCTTCAGTACTTTGCATGTCGCATTTATATAGCCATGTTCAATCTCGATCTCGGCACCCAAAGCCTCCATAGCCTTCAGATGCAGATCTACGGGACGGGTACCAATGGCGCAGCCCCCGGGAAATGATACACGGGCCTTACCCAAACGAGCCAGCAATGGACCCAATACATAGATCGATGCTCTCATCTTGCTCACCAATTCATAAGGCGCTTCAGGATAGCAGACATCTTTGCTGTCTATGCTCATGGAATCCTTGTCGTAATCCACTCTGGCGCCAATTACTCGTAGCAAATGAGCCATAGTCTTGAGGTCAATAAGCATGGGGACATTCTTTAGTACCGACTTTCCGGGGGCCAGAAGGCAAGCTGCCATGACCGGTAAAATTGCATTCTTAGAACCGCTAACATAGATTTTGCCGCTTAAATCTCGGCTGGTTTCGATGATGAATTTATCCATTGTATCCTCTTGGGATTTACTTTAGTTTGGCGATCAGGAAACGATCTCGGTCGGCCAGATCACGTCCTTTCTGCAGTATTTTGAAGCCTGCAGATTCTGTCAAGTGTAGTAAATCAGCTTGCTGTCTGCTACCATGTTCAAAAGCCAGTATCCCTCCCGGCGAAAGATACTGGGACACTTTATCCAAAATGCGTTTGTAAAACTCCAGACCATTATCAGCAGCAAGTAAGGCGATTTTGGGCTCATGATCCCTAACCGATTCTTCCAGATCAGAATACTCTTCAGGACTGATATAAGGAGGATTGGAAACTACCGCGTCGAATCTATGCTCATTCTCGGGAAAAAGGTCTGCATTTAGCAGTTTGATGGGAAGATTCAGGTTATTGGAATTTATTCTTGCTACTTCCAAAGCTTTAGCATCTATATCTGTGGCTATTATTTGCAGATCCGGTCTGCTTTGTTTTAAGGCCAAGGATATCGCTCCGGATCCCACGCCTATTTCCAACACTTTCGCGTTGTCTACGAGATGCGGGATCAGAGCCTCCACCAATACCTCCGTATCAAAGCGAGGTATCAATACTCTGGGATCCACGTACAATTCCAAAGCGTAGAACCAAGCTTTCTGAACCACATATTGTGGCGGTTCTCCTGATTGTACGCGTGCCAGCCATCTCTTCAGGGCATCGGCTTCATCGGGACTAAGTGTTTGTTCTATGGCGAGTTGACCAGGAGTGCAGTGTTTCAGATTGCACAGAAGAAAGGCAAAATCTGCATGGGGTACTGTGGGAAATTCTTTTTCCAGCTCAAATGCTTTAATCTGCATCAGGACAAATCAGGCTTTTTCTAATTCTTATAGATCTTCCTTTATCATCAAAGCTCATCTCATCACTAAGGTGATAAAGCATTGCCAAACCCCTGCCATGCCCTTCAATTTCGAATATCTGTTCTTTACGGATGATTTCCATCCAATACTCATATTCAAAGCCGTCTCCCTCATCCTGCACGCATATCTCTATGTTCTGCTGCAGATTGTCCACTTCAAAGCCAAACATCACTTTCCTGCGGTTAATCTCGGGATTCTCCATCCTTTTTTGTATAATGGCCTGTAAGGCATCATGATTAAGATCTCGCTCTTGAACACTGAGTTTCAGAGTTCCGTGAATGTAGGCATTGTAAATCATCTCATCCACACAGATCAAAAGCTCATTGATAACCTTGGAGTTTATCCGGTAGTATTGCCGCAAGAAATTACTAAACATTTTGGAAACCCCAAATTTGGAGAAATCCTTGGCGGGCAACTCGAAATGGAATTTTGCTTTGTCCAAATGGCCGAAAAACTCTGATCTATCATTGCGGTTCTGTTTTCTGAAAATCAATTCCCGGATGGAACTGATCATGTGCTTGGTCTCTATAGGTTTGCGGATGAAGTCGCTGGCACCCAAGCGAATGGCTTCGATGAAATAATCGTGTTCCAGATATCCGGTCATTAGTATCACATCCAGATTCCGGTCGTATTCTTCACGAACCTTGCCCAGAAACTCCAAGCCCGACAAACCCGGCATTTCGATGTCGCAGATCACCAAATCATAGTCTATCTGATGAATCTTTCGCAAGGCATCACTACCGCTGTATGCGGTGTCCACCTTGTAGCCACTGATACCCAATATTGCTTCCAGGGAGTTGACAATCGCGATGCTGTCGTCAACTACCAGGATCCTTCCCTGGTTGGTCATTTCTTCAGCTAAGATTTACCGTAAATAGCTGGTTCAGCTTCAACATGCTAAATAAATCATAGACACTGTTGGAGCTGCGAACCACCTCAATCTCACCGCCTTTGGAGATAAAATCCTTGTAGAATAAGAGTATTTTGCCGATTCCTGTGGAAGATATGTTGCGGCAATCAAGTAGATCCAATTCCAATAGAGTAGCATTGCTCTGCATAACTTCAGTAAGCTTTTCCTGCAAGATGTGGGCATTCTCGCTATTTAGAATGCCGTCGATCTTCATGGCAGCAATGTTTCCTTCAAAAGTAAGATCGATAGTCATATCCACCTCCTCGGTAATTTTGTTTCTTGTTACAAGATCGTTTTTGATGAATCGCTTGTCAAGTTTATTCTGCATAACCTCGTATCCTGCGTAACACATCTCTCTGCACCTGAGATGGTGCTATTTCAAACTTCTTGAACTCAAGGGCATAAATTGCCCGCCCCTGAGATAAACTACGGATTCTGGTGGAATAACCAAACAACTCTGATAATGGTACCTCAGCTACTACTTCCTGTTGATAATCATTGTGCTTGCGCATTACTTCGATCTTGCCCCGTTTGGCGTTGATATCGGAAATGATGTCACCCACAAAATCATCGGGGGAGATCACCGTAAGCATCATAATAGGCTCCATTATAACTGGTTTTGCCTGTCTCAAACCTTTGCAAATCGCCATAGATGTGGCAATCCTGAAGGCCAGTTCATTGGAATCCACCGGATTATAATCGCCATCCACCAGTTCTATAGCTACGCGCTCCACACTAGAGCTGATCAAAGGCCCATCGGAAAGAGCCGCAAGGGCTGCTTCTTCGATTGCTTTCCAGTATTCCTGAGGTATTTTTTCCGGATCCACGGAGCATTTGAAGCTGTTCTTCTGATCCTCGCTAATATCTTTCAATGGTATGGGGCTAAGCCGGAAGGTTACGGAAGCATAATTGCCCTTCCCATTAAGCTCACGCTGGAAAACCTCGGATGTCTGTACCATCAGTGTGATGCTTTCCTTGTATGACACTTGAGGATTACCAACATTTGCGCTAATTCCAAATTCCCGTTTGATCCGGTCCACAATAATGTCCAGATGCAATTCTCCCATTCCAGAAATCAAGGTTTGTCCGCTATCTTTATCCACATGTACCTTGAAGGTGGGATCCTCTTCCTGTAAACGAACCAGAGCATTGGAAAGGTTATCCTGATCCGCTTTGGTCTTGGGTTCTATAGCAATCGAGATCACAGAGTCCGGGAAATGCATCTTGGATAATACCACATTGATGTTGCCGTCT is from Candidatus Cloacimonadota bacterium and encodes:
- a CDS encoding L-serine ammonia-lyase, iron-sulfur-dependent, subunit alpha; this encodes MQHDTKILALLRQEVVPALGCTEPAAVALAGAYAASVFPGTFDEITLIVSQSILKNGMGVGIPNTGLIGLEIAVALGLIVAEPDKKLQVLGDLSPDQVVAGKKLAENISIQLYPGDDKVYAEVIIQNKEHRARAIIRWRHSFLHKLELDDKVLQYQDMGYESGSTIIPPSGLKLIDYYQFCAMSDYNTLLTLDLGEKINRRIADFGMDESMGISVGKMIMQQIEQGLLGDDIHHWAMALTAAATDARMSGCNLPVISNTGSGNQGLSITLPIIAAAEKLNSSHENLVRALAMGHLVSVHMKYKIGLLSCLCGCLSAAAGAASGIVMLLGGNYTNVEYAIKNMIGNTAGMVCDGAKEGCSLKVATNTSAAVQAALLALMGKCISANDGIITDDIDETIDNLAEFANSGMQNADSTILNIMINKKNHKEEHNV
- a CDS encoding DUF3795 domain-containing protein, which codes for MNKMIAACGIDCATCESYQATINNDNAHRERVAKEWSERYQNQLNIQDINCSGCRKEGIKFAWCLICPIRDCVISKGYNTCAECSELPCDFNRSLFEQAPEVWKNLQELK
- the murA gene encoding UDP-N-acetylglucosamine 1-carboxyvinyltransferase; amino-acid sequence: MDKFIIETSRDLSGKIYVSGSKNAILPVMAACLLAPGKSVLKNVPMLIDLKTMAHLLRVIGARVDYDKDSMSIDSKDVCYPEAPYELVSKMRASIYVLGPLLARLGKARVSFPGGCAIGTRPVDLHLKAMEALGAEIEIEHGYINATCKVLKGADIHFEKSSVGATINALMASVLAKGTTRMFNAAMEPEVDSTIDFLNKMGASINGKGSTSLIIEGVEELFPVQMEMIPDRIEAGTFLIAGALSTQPVTVCGCNPEHLTALLDKLRETGCELQIADKDITVIPPKEIKATNILTLPHPGFPTDLQAQFTVLMCLAKGVSYIEDTVFPDRFMHVAELNRLQADIQMQRNVARINGVNNLSGAEVMATDLRASAALVLAGMVAEGTTTVSRIYHIDRGYDRIEEKLKGIGAEIRREQG
- the prmC gene encoding peptide chain release factor N(5)-glutamine methyltransferase, whose protein sequence is MQIKAFELEKEFPTVPHADFAFLLCNLKHCTPGQLAIEQTLSPDEADALKRWLARVQSGEPPQYVVQKAWFYALELYVDPRVLIPRFDTEVLVEALIPHLVDNAKVLEIGVGSGAISLALKQSRPDLQIIATDIDAKALEVARINSNNLNLPIKLLNADLFPENEHRFDAVVSNPPYISPEEYSDLEESVRDHEPKIALLAADNGLEFYKRILDKVSQYLSPGGILAFEHGSRQQADLLHLTESAGFKILQKGRDLADRDRFLIAKLK
- a CDS encoding response regulator, which encodes MTNQGRILVVDDSIAIVNSLEAILGISGYKVDTAYSGSDALRKIHQIDYDLVICDIEMPGLSGLEFLGKVREEYDRNLDVILMTGYLEHDYFIEAIRLGASDFIRKPIETKHMISSIRELIFRKQNRNDRSEFFGHLDKAKFHFELPAKDFSKFGVSKMFSNFLRQYYRINSKVINELLICVDEMIYNAYIHGTLKLSVQERDLNHDALQAIIQKRMENPEINRRKVMFGFEVDNLQQNIEICVQDEGDGFEYEYWMEIIRKEQIFEIEGHGRGLAMLYHLSDEMSFDDKGRSIRIRKSLICPDAD
- a CDS encoding STAS domain-containing protein — encoded protein: MTIDLTFEGNIAAMKIDGILNSENAHILQEKLTEVMQSNATLLELDLLDCRNISSTGIGKILLFYKDFISKGGEIEVVRSSNSVYDLFSMLKLNQLFTVNLS